A genomic stretch from Nitrospirota bacterium includes:
- a CDS encoding L,D-transpeptidase family protein, with translation MRNLPIDWIGFRFLQRFFCRSKANSATAAKLVPKAFGTQTVAAVNAPLAKNVNEKSLMPLKPTQSIVCVAFFLLFPALLCANEGIIEKDITYTVVKGDYGGVIEGKLGLEWSHIASSNQIKYDAPLEVGQKLNIKFRRIIPPRIDNGIIINIPDRTLYRFSEGKLKDYYFIAAGKPTWQTPLGEFTIKSKAKDPTWYVPPSIQKEMEDNGQDVIVEIPPGPENPIGKYWLQLSLEGIGLHGTNSPHSIYKFRSHGCMRLRPEVAEFLFNDVIAGTKGIVMYETVKAAKTSDNRIVIEVYKDFYKRRVNYDEKIKEKLKELNALEKVDWNKIKEAIEKKDGLVWDVSL, from the coding sequence ATGAGAAATCTGCCGATAGACTGGATTGGTTTTCGCTTTTTGCAGAGATTTTTCTGTCGTTCTAAGGCTAATTCCGCTACAGCCGCAAAACTCGTTCCGAAAGCTTTCGGAACTCAAACAGTTGCGGCTGTTAACGCTCCATTAGCCAAGAACGTCAACGAAAAATCTCTAATGCCGCTCAAACCAACCCAGTCTATCGTTTGTGTAGCGTTCTTTTTATTATTCCCTGCGTTGCTTTGCGCTAATGAAGGCATAATTGAAAAGGATATAACTTATACTGTTGTAAAAGGCGATTATGGAGGGGTGATTGAAGGCAAACTCGGGCTTGAGTGGAGCCACATTGCCTCAAGCAATCAAATCAAATACGATGCTCCGCTTGAAGTGGGGCAGAAATTAAATATAAAGTTCAGGCGGATTATTCCGCCCCGTATTGACAATGGCATAATCATAAATATACCCGACAGAACGCTTTACAGATTTTCTGAAGGAAAGCTTAAGGATTATTATTTCATTGCGGCAGGCAAACCCACCTGGCAGACGCCGCTCGGCGAATTTACCATAAAGAGCAAGGCAAAAGATCCGACATGGTATGTTCCTCCGTCCATCCAGAAGGAGATGGAAGATAATGGGCAGGATGTTATTGTAGAGATACCGCCGGGCCCTGAAAATCCCATCGGGAAATACTGGCTTCAGCTTTCGCTTGAAGGCATAGGGCTTCACGGAACAAACTCACCCCATAGCATTTACAAATTCAGGAGTCACGGCTGTATGAGGCTCAGGCCCGAGGTCGCAGAGTTCTTGTTTAATGATGTAATTGCCGGCACAAAAGGGATAGTCATGTATGAGACTGTAAAGGCGGCAAAGACCTCTGACAACAGGATTGTGATTGAGGTTTATAAAGATTTTTATAAAAGGCGTGTAAATTATGATGAAAAAATAAAGGAAAAGCTTAAAGAACTCAATGCGCTTGAAAAGGTTGACTGGAATAAAATCAAAGAGGCGATAGAGAAAAAAGACGGGCTTGTATGGGATGTGAGTTTATGA
- a CDS encoding DUF167 domain-containing protein has translation MKKLKIKVITNAKRNAVVEGEGTLKVYVNAPPVDGKANKVVAEVMAEHFKVRKSSVKILRGEKSKEKVIEIDI, from the coding sequence ATGAAAAAACTGAAGATAAAGGTAATCACAAATGCAAAGAGAAACGCGGTTGTTGAAGGAGAGGGAACGCTGAAGGTCTATGTAAACGCCCCTCCTGTTGACGGAAAGGCAAATAAGGTTGTGGCTGAAGTCATGGCAGAACATTTTAAGGTAAGAAAAAGCAGCGTGAAGATACTCAGGGGCGAGAAGTCAAAGGAGAAGGTGATAGAAATTGATATATAG
- a CDS encoding BrnT family toxin, producing MKHINWNTEKSLKLKELRGICFEDVVYYIEKGDILDDYLHPNQKRYPEQRIMVIGINNRAYLIPYIEDAEEIFLKTIIPSRKATDIYFGGENES from the coding sequence ATGAAGCATATAAATTGGAATACCGAAAAGAGCCTGAAACTTAAAGAATTAAGGGGGATTTGCTTTGAGGATGTAGTTTATTATATTGAGAAAGGCGACATTTTGGATGATTACCTACACCCAAACCAGAAAAGGTATCCAGAGCAACGGATAATGGTAATCGGGATAAATAATCGTGCATACCTTATTCCTTATATCGAAGATGCAGAAGAAATATTTTTGAAAACCATTATCCCCAGTAGAAAGGCGACAGACATTTATTTTGGAGGTGAAAATGAAAGCTAA
- a CDS encoding antitoxin has protein sequence MKAKLTKEEQEILDSFEKGEWVPVKNLAKRKAELMSYARNTLKKDKRLNIRISEKDLNELQKKAISEGLPYQTYVSSIIHKFVSGRLREAKN, from the coding sequence ATGAAAGCTAAATTAACCAAAGAAGAACAGGAGATATTGGACAGTTTTGAAAAAGGCGAATGGGTTCCGGTCAAGAATCTTGCAAAAAGAAAAGCCGAACTGATGAGCTATGCAAGAAATACTTTAAAGAAAGATAAAAGACTAAACATAAGAATTTCCGAAAAAGACCTGAATGAACTGCAAAAAAAGGCAATAAGCGAAGGACTGCCTTATCAGACGTATGTTTCAAGCATAATTCATAAATTTGTCAGCGGCAGACTAAGAGAGGCAAAGAATTAA
- a CDS encoding GspE/PulE family protein, which yields MAAEKTGETYKIQILEKQLQFTEKLKFVTNRIHAANNVNEILFQLKNDILGLFDAEGVTIYLIDPVKRQLVSKYLVGSAIKEILLPISHASIAGYTAHDLKMVNIGDVHDTKELFAIDPNLKFDSSWDQKTGYSTKQILTAPILFENKILGVIQLINKKSQPRFTKVDEKSVEEMARVLGIAFRNQSKMLHTRFDYLISHNIITDEELKAATALAREQKKDIETVLMENYKVKKSDIGMSLGMYYKCKFIEYSPSVFIQRELLKGLNVAYLKKSYWVPLSLSDRKAVILIDNPRDAKALDVKNLIKANEYEFQVALRDDIIKFLEAPEFDFGAAGSMSDILAEIDVKKEDEDEIVAIESEYDEQSNTIVRLVNQIIIDAYEKGASDIHIEPSKIAKKTFVRYRVDGVCMRHLEIPLTYSSPVVSRIKIMASLDIAERRLPQDGKIKFIYKNKPVELRVATLPTVAGEDVVLRILASAEAMPLEALYLSESDYTNLKEIISRPYGIILAVGPTGSGKTTTLHAALAYINTPEKKIWTAEDPVEITQEGLRQVEVKPKIEFDFARAMRSFLRANPDVIMVGEMRDRETAHIGIEASLTGHLVLSTLHTNSAPETITRLIDMGIDPLNFADSILGILAQRLVRTLCKKCKELYHPEREEFESLSKSYGEQFPQLGIAYDDKLALYKPKGCDECNHSGYKGRAGVYELLIGTKDIKRVIAKRGTVEEIRQQAIKDGMRTLYQDGISKVFSGLTTYKQVRSVCIQ from the coding sequence ATGGCTGCTGAAAAAACCGGCGAGACATATAAGATTCAGATACTGGAGAAACAGCTCCAGTTCACTGAAAAGCTGAAATTTGTAACGAACAGGATACACGCTGCCAACAATGTTAACGAGATTCTGTTCCAGCTTAAAAATGACATCTTAGGCCTATTTGACGCCGAAGGAGTTACCATATACCTCATAGACCCCGTAAAGCGGCAGCTTGTCTCAAAGTACCTCGTAGGTTCTGCCATCAAGGAAATACTGCTTCCCATATCTCATGCCAGTATTGCAGGATACACAGCGCATGACTTAAAAATGGTAAATATCGGAGACGTACATGACACAAAAGAACTATTTGCCATAGACCCGAACCTGAAATTTGACAGCAGCTGGGACCAGAAAACAGGCTACAGCACAAAACAGATTCTTACTGCTCCGATACTCTTTGAAAATAAAATCCTTGGCGTCATACAGTTAATTAACAAAAAGAGCCAGCCGAGATTTACTAAAGTTGACGAAAAGAGCGTTGAGGAAATGGCGCGCGTGCTCGGCATTGCCTTCAGGAATCAGTCAAAGATGCTTCACACACGCTTTGACTACCTGATAAGCCACAATATTATTACAGATGAAGAGCTGAAAGCAGCTACTGCGCTTGCGCGGGAGCAGAAAAAAGACATTGAAACAGTCCTTATGGAAAATTATAAGGTCAAAAAATCAGACATAGGAATGTCCCTCGGCATGTACTACAAATGCAAATTTATTGAATACAGCCCCAGCGTATTTATTCAGAGAGAATTGCTTAAGGGCCTTAATGTCGCCTATCTTAAAAAATCCTACTGGGTTCCTTTATCGCTCTCGGACAGGAAAGCAGTCATCCTGATAGATAATCCAAGAGACGCCAAGGCGCTTGATGTAAAAAACCTTATCAAGGCAAATGAGTATGAATTTCAGGTTGCTTTAAGGGATGACATAATTAAATTCCTTGAAGCTCCTGAATTTGACTTCGGCGCCGCGGGTTCAATGTCAGACATCCTCGCAGAGATAGACGTCAAAAAAGAGGATGAGGATGAAATAGTTGCTATAGAATCGGAGTACGACGAACAGTCCAATACCATAGTGCGCCTTGTGAACCAGATAATTATTGACGCCTACGAGAAAGGGGCTTCGGACATTCATATCGAGCCGAGCAAGATCGCAAAGAAAACCTTTGTCCGCTACAGAGTGGACGGGGTATGCATGAGACATCTTGAGATACCTCTAACCTATTCCAGTCCTGTTGTGTCAAGGATAAAGATAATGGCGAGCCTTGATATCGCGGAAAGAAGACTGCCTCAGGACGGCAAGATTAAATTCATTTACAAGAACAAGCCTGTTGAACTGCGCGTGGCTACACTGCCTACGGTAGCAGGAGAAGATGTGGTTCTGAGGATTCTTGCCTCAGCTGAGGCGATGCCGTTGGAGGCTTTGTACCTTTCAGAGTCAGACTATACGAACTTAAAAGAAATAATCAGCCGTCCCTACGGCATCATTCTTGCTGTAGGCCCCACAGGTTCAGGAAAGACTACAACTCTTCATGCAGCCCTGGCCTATATAAACACGCCTGAGAAAAAGATATGGACTGCTGAAGACCCTGTTGAAATAACGCAGGAAGGTCTCCGTCAGGTTGAGGTAAAGCCCAAGATAGAATTTGATTTTGCAAGGGCGATGCGCTCCTTTTTAAGGGCTAATCCTGATGTGATTATGGTCGGCGAGATGAGAGACCGCGAGACAGCGCATATCGGCATAGAGGCGTCACTTACAGGGCATCTGGTCCTTTCCACGCTTCACACCAACAGCGCGCCTGAAACAATTACTCGTCTTATTGATATGGGCATAGACCCCCTTAACTTTGCGGATTCTATTTTAGGCATACTGGCACAGCGGCTTGTACGAACCCTGTGCAAGAAATGCAAAGAACTTTATCACCCTGAGAGGGAAGAGTTTGAATCTCTGTCAAAATCTTACGGCGAGCAGTTCCCTCAACTTGGAATAGCATATGATGATAAGCTTGCTCTTTATAAGCCAAAGGGCTGCGATGAGTGCAACCACTCAGGTTATAAAGGCAGAGCCGGCGTATACGAATTGTTAATAGGAACAAAAGATATAAAGAGGGTTATTGCAAAGCGAGGCACTGTGGAAGAGATACGGCAGCAGGCAATTAAAGACGGCATGAGAACCCTTTATCAGGACGGTATATCAAAGGTATTTTCCGGCCTCACAACCTATAAGCAGGTCAGAAGCGTGTGCATACAGTAG
- the mutL gene encoding DNA mismatch repair endonuclease MutL, whose translation MPDIKVLPVDLRNKIAAGEVVERPASVVKELIENAIDAKSTEINIEALYGGKRLIRVLDNGTGMDEEDARLCFERHATSKISSDADLFNITTMGFRGEALPSIASVAGIKLITGLKGADSGISVEIAGGEIKEIKASPFSGTSVEVKDLFFNTPARKKFLKTNSTELFHIIDTVTKEALSHYEIGFRLLTENQETMIFPKASGLRERLMQVYGDEFVNGLIEVHKEEGKGLIKISAFVSDIGNFRNSKAHQFIFINKRPIKDASLSHAVYSAYEGILPKDKHPVFFLFLELDPRKIDFNVHPTKREVRFEDKESVYRFVNTGIRDAVKGDRAGHVKPFTESPSMQYDSANYEGTGEALPSHVSENLELPYKPSLPFVYLGDTFIAVSGRGGLSLIDHHAAHERILYEKFLKKIKLDSHQMLFPRQVNLSHKEYMVILENKTLLYELGIEIDDFGHDAIIIRSLPDALAGGDLRGILSDAASAIIEGDRPDRTAKEEIAARIACHKSVRGKEILNQSEVSQLLSDLENTEHPDQCPHGRPTRIFFSLDDLKRMFKRK comes from the coding sequence ATGCCTGATATAAAGGTTCTTCCTGTTGACTTAAGAAATAAAATCGCTGCCGGAGAGGTTGTTGAACGGCCTGCCTCTGTTGTGAAGGAACTCATAGAAAACGCAATTGACGCTAAAAGCACAGAGATAAATATAGAAGCGCTTTACGGAGGCAAGAGGCTAATCAGGGTTTTGGACAACGGCACAGGCATGGATGAAGAAGACGCGCGTTTGTGTTTTGAGCGCCATGCCACAAGCAAGATCAGCAGTGATGCGGATCTGTTCAATATTACGACAATGGGGTTTCGCGGAGAAGCGCTTCCTTCAATAGCTTCCGTTGCAGGGATAAAACTTATTACAGGCTTAAAAGGCGCTGATTCCGGAATATCAGTAGAAATCGCCGGAGGAGAAATAAAAGAGATAAAAGCATCCCCTTTTTCAGGCACGTCTGTTGAGGTGAAGGATTTATTCTTCAACACGCCTGCGAGAAAAAAATTCCTGAAGACAAACAGCACAGAGCTTTTTCATATCATTGATACTGTAACAAAGGAAGCCCTCTCGCATTATGAGATTGGATTCAGGCTTTTGACTGAAAATCAGGAAACCATGATTTTCCCAAAGGCGTCAGGACTCAGGGAAAGGCTGATGCAGGTATACGGCGATGAATTTGTAAACGGGCTGATAGAGGTTCATAAAGAAGAGGGCAAGGGGCTTATAAAAATAAGCGCCTTTGTCTCTGACATAGGGAATTTCAGGAACAGCAAGGCGCATCAATTCATATTCATAAATAAGCGGCCGATAAAAGATGCTTCGCTTTCCCACGCGGTATACAGCGCTTACGAAGGAATACTTCCAAAAGATAAGCACCCGGTATTTTTTCTCTTCCTGGAGCTTGACCCCCGGAAAATTGATTTTAATGTCCATCCAACAAAGAGAGAGGTCAGGTTTGAAGACAAAGAGTCTGTTTACCGGTTTGTGAATACAGGCATACGCGATGCCGTAAAAGGCGATAGGGCAGGGCATGTAAAACCATTTACAGAATCCCCATCAATGCAGTATGACTCTGCAAATTATGAAGGAACAGGTGAGGCACTGCCTTCTCATGTCTCGGAGAATCTCGAACTGCCGTATAAACCGTCGCTGCCATTTGTATATCTCGGCGATACATTCATCGCTGTTTCAGGAAGAGGAGGGCTGAGCCTTATAGACCATCACGCAGCCCATGAAAGAATACTTTACGAAAAATTTCTTAAAAAAATAAAGCTGGACTCGCATCAGATGCTTTTCCCAAGACAGGTAAATCTTTCGCATAAGGAATACATGGTTATACTTGAAAACAAAACTCTCCTATATGAGCTTGGCATTGAGATTGATGACTTCGGACATGACGCGATAATTATCCGTTCGCTTCCTGACGCGCTTGCCGGGGGTGACCTGAGAGGAATACTCTCAGATGCCGCATCAGCAATCATAGAAGGAGACAGGCCTGACAGAACTGCAAAGGAAGAGATTGCAGCAAGGATTGCCTGCCACAAATCTGTTCGCGGGAAAGAGATACTGAACCAGTCAGAGGTCTCGCAGCTTCTTTCTGACCTTGAAAACACAGAGCATCCTGACCAATGCCCTCACGGCAGGCCGACACGGATTTTCTTTTCACTGGATGATTTAAAGAGGATGTTTAAGAGGAAATAG
- a CDS encoding DUF1957 domain-containing protein: protein MRKVEQTRAQDVFRTITPSEYLSEPRTSRWLTKGHENSHSNDNNNVIPRLDRGIQTRAPRKRGTLKKNWIPHQVRNDKLNAFSEQNHEFQYITPSMSSWGYKGYNEVWLNSSNSWIYRHLHRAVEKMTELANMFPRADGLLKRALNQAAREILLSQHSDWAFIIKTGAAAEYASSRLAEHIERFNGLYAAIRKGDINEAWLLEIENKDKLFPEIDYRVYSDSERRLSKG, encoded by the coding sequence ATGAGAAAAGTCGAACAAACGCGTGCACAGGATGTTTTCAGGACAATCACGCCGTCAGAATATTTAAGCGAACCCCGCACGAGCCGTTGGCTCACAAAGGGGCATGAAAATAGTCATTCAAACGATAACAACAATGTCATTCCCCGACTTGATCGGGGAATCCAGACGCGGGCCCCGCGAAAGCGGGGAACTCTGAAGAAGAACTGGATTCCGCATCAAGTGCGGAATGACAAATTAAATGCATTTTCGGAGCAAAATCATGAATTCCAATACATAACACCTTCAATGTCAAGCTGGGGTTATAAAGGGTATAACGAGGTGTGGCTTAACAGTTCAAACAGCTGGATTTACAGGCATCTGCACAGGGCAGTCGAAAAAATGACAGAGCTTGCAAATATGTTCCCGCGTGCTGATGGTTTGCTGAAGAGGGCGCTTAATCAGGCTGCAAGAGAAATTCTTCTGTCACAGCATAGTGACTGGGCCTTTATAATAAAAACAGGGGCCGCAGCCGAGTACGCTTCAAGCAGGCTCGCTGAGCATATAGAGAGATTTAACGGTCTATACGCGGCAATCAGGAAAGGCGATATAAACGAGGCGTGGCTGCTTGAGATTGAGAATAAAGACAAACTATTTCCGGAGATAGATTATCGCGTCTATTCAGACAGTGAAAGAAGGTTGTCAAAAGGATAA
- a CDS encoding LysR family transcriptional regulator, producing MEDHKLKVFCTVAETKSFSKASEIIHLTQPAVSLLVQAIEETYETKLFDRASNTVTLTPAGEMLYRYAKEILNLYAAAEKNIGEIIGFVKGSISVGASSTIGNYLLPGVIAAFRKTHPKIKIHLLVGNTKRVVELLNAGNIDIGLVEGDVARQKMVVDKLVADELALIVPPLHPLAKKRNVSIFEITKEPFIFREEGSGTRQVIEKYLGKYSITPQNMMISMVLGSTEAIKESVENGIGIAIVSRWAVRKEIKYGTLKPLSFKEEKMLRDFSLILQKKAISSHAVDEFLSYLKAYPFDNLLSLSE from the coding sequence ATGGAAGACCATAAGCTAAAGGTTTTCTGCACAGTTGCGGAGACAAAGAGTTTTTCTAAGGCATCTGAGATAATACATCTTACGCAGCCTGCCGTCAGCCTTTTAGTCCAGGCAATTGAGGAGACATATGAGACAAAACTCTTTGACAGGGCCAGCAATACAGTCACCCTCACACCTGCAGGGGAGATGCTCTACAGATATGCAAAGGAGATACTTAATCTTTATGCTGCTGCTGAAAAGAACATCGGAGAAATAATAGGTTTTGTAAAAGGCAGCATAAGTGTCGGCGCAAGTTCAACCATAGGAAACTACCTCCTGCCCGGAGTCATCGCAGCCTTCAGAAAGACACACCCGAAAATAAAAATTCACCTCCTTGTCGGCAACACAAAGCGGGTGGTGGAGCTCTTGAACGCCGGCAATATTGATATCGGGCTTGTAGAGGGAGATGTCGCAAGGCAGAAGATGGTTGTTGATAAACTTGTCGCAGATGAGCTTGCGCTGATCGTGCCTCCGCTTCATCCATTGGCAAAAAAGAGAAATGTCTCTATCTTTGAAATTACGAAAGAACCTTTCATATTCAGAGAGGAAGGGTCAGGCACAAGACAGGTAATAGAAAAATACCTCGGCAAATACAGCATCACTCCTCAGAATATGATGATTTCTATGGTTTTGGGGAGCACAGAGGCAATAAAGGAATCGGTTGAAAATGGCATTGGCATCGCCATTGTGTCAAGATGGGCTGTAAGAAAAGAAATCAAATACGGGACTTTAAAGCCTTTGAGCTTTAAAGAAGAGAAAATGCTGAGGGATTTTTCCCTGATATTACAGAAAAAGGCGATATCATCCCATGCAGTGGATGAGTTCCTGTCATATCTTAAGGCTTATCCTTTTGACAACCTTCTTTCACTGTCTGAATAG
- a CDS encoding ribonuclease HI family protein, whose product MKEGVLYCDGASSGNPGESGIGAVLLLEGKTYEISEHIGTATNNIAEYTALIKGLSRAKALKAESLKIFLDSELIVKQIQGSYKVKSENLKALYQEALSHLKSFKAYTISHIPREQNKRADSLAKKAAAKTSH is encoded by the coding sequence ATGAAAGAAGGTGTTTTGTACTGTGACGGGGCGTCCAGCGGGAATCCCGGGGAATCAGGCATTGGCGCAGTCCTTCTCCTGGAAGGCAAGACATACGAGATATCGGAACACATCGGAACAGCAACAAACAACATCGCAGAATACACGGCCCTTATAAAGGGGCTTTCCAGAGCAAAAGCGCTGAAGGCTGAAAGCCTGAAGATATTTCTTGATTCTGAGCTTATCGTGAAACAGATTCAAGGAAGTTATAAGGTGAAAAGTGAAAATCTGAAAGCGCTGTATCAGGAGGCGCTCTCGCACCTGAAGTCTTTTAAGGCTTACACCATCAGTCATATCCCCAGAGAACAGAACAAAAGAGCAGATTCCCTTGCGAAAAAAGCAGCAGCCAAAACCTCTCATTGA
- a CDS encoding DUF47 domain-containing protein, which produces MKFFPKEIDFFEIFDRAALNVTKAATLLVSLMENFDNVDARAKEIYEVEQDGDMLTHDIMKKLNKTFITPIDREDLHALASSLDDVLDLIWASVDRLSVFKITEPTKEAVAMSKDLLTTAEVIHKAIKKLKEKDYSYVQEYCIEINRLENRIDRDFRDALGALFNDVKDPILIIKWKEIYEHLEDASDKCEDVANVLESIVLKYA; this is translated from the coding sequence ATGAAATTCTTTCCTAAAGAAATAGACTTTTTCGAGATATTTGACAGGGCTGCATTAAATGTCACGAAAGCAGCTACCCTCCTTGTTTCTCTCATGGAAAACTTTGACAATGTCGATGCGAGGGCCAAGGAGATATATGAGGTTGAGCAGGACGGCGATATGCTGACCCACGATATAATGAAAAAGCTCAACAAGACCTTTATTACTCCCATAGACAGAGAAGATTTACATGCCCTTGCCTCAAGCCTGGATGATGTCCTTGATCTGATATGGGCTTCTGTTGACAGGCTGTCTGTTTTCAAGATAACCGAACCGACAAAAGAGGCTGTTGCAATGTCTAAAGACCTTCTTACAACCGCCGAAGTCATTCATAAGGCAATAAAGAAATTAAAAGAAAAGGATTATTCTTATGTCCAGGAATATTGTATTGAGATAAACAGGCTGGAAAACAGGATTGACAGGGATTTCAGGGACGCGCTCGGAGCGCTGTTTAACGACGTGAAAGACCCTATCCTTATAATAAAGTGGAAGGAAATATACGAACATCTCGAAGACGCATCTGACAAGTGCGAGGATGTTGCCAATGTCCTTGAGTCTATAGTCCTGAAGTATGCATGA
- a CDS encoding inorganic phosphate transporter: protein MHDTFFLLICVIVLATVFDFINGFHDTANAIATSVSTRVLSPKVAVAMAAVLNMVGALSGTAVAKTVGVGLIETASVTQVTVISALLAAIIWDIITWYFGLPTSSSHAILSSLVGAAIATAGVEVIIQKGVYKILLGLVFSPLVGLALGFLLMLFLMWIFKRSAPSLVSRLFNRLQIVSAAYMAFSHGSNDAQKTMGIITMALISYKGLSDFHVPFWVIALCAVSMALGTAAGGWRIIKTLGVRLVHLRPINGFAAEASAATIIEIASRIGLPLSTTHIISSTIMGVGASKRLSAVRWGVGGNIIIAWLLTLPVCGVLAWAICKAILLLV, encoded by the coding sequence ATGCATGATACGTTTTTTCTTCTCATATGTGTAATAGTCCTTGCGACAGTCTTTGATTTTATAAACGGTTTCCATGACACGGCAAATGCGATAGCCACATCAGTTTCAACAAGAGTTCTTTCTCCTAAAGTTGCCGTTGCCATGGCAGCGGTGTTAAACATGGTTGGGGCGCTGTCAGGAACTGCTGTTGCCAAAACAGTAGGAGTAGGGCTTATAGAGACTGCAAGCGTCACGCAAGTGACAGTTATATCCGCGCTTCTGGCAGCCATAATATGGGACATAATAACGTGGTATTTCGGTCTGCCGACATCTTCAAGCCATGCAATTCTTTCAAGTCTGGTAGGCGCTGCGATAGCAACCGCGGGAGTAGAAGTTATTATCCAAAAAGGAGTTTATAAGATTCTTCTCGGTCTGGTTTTTTCTCCTCTTGTCGGGCTCGCATTAGGTTTCCTGCTTATGTTATTCCTTATGTGGATATTTAAACGCTCTGCGCCGTCATTGGTTTCAAGGCTCTTTAACAGGCTGCAGATTGTTTCAGCAGCCTACATGGCTTTCAGCCATGGCAGCAACGATGCCCAGAAAACCATGGGCATCATAACAATGGCGCTGATCAGCTATAAAGGGTTGTCTGATTTCCATGTTCCGTTCTGGGTAATTGCCTTGTGCGCTGTTTCGATGGCGTTGGGCACAGCAGCAGGCGGCTGGAGAATCATAAAGACCCTTGGCGTGCGTCTTGTCCACCTGAGGCCGATTAACGGTTTTGCGGCAGAGGCCTCAGCGGCTACTATTATAGAGATTGCATCAAGGATAGGCCTTCCGCTCTCAACCACGCATATCATATCCTCAACCATAATGGGCGTTGGCGCATCCAAGAGGTTGTCGGCGGTAAGGTGGGGCGTTGGCGGGAATATAATAATAGCATGGCTGCTTACGCTGCCTGTGTGCGGTGTTCTTGCATGGGCTATCTGTAAAGCAATTCTTCTGTTGGTTTAA
- a CDS encoding methylated-DNA--[protein]-cysteine S-methyltransferase has translation MKTKKSGSELFFDIFESPVGRLFLLFSGKNLAGVSFEKPDCRRGEAPESFKQELKNYFEGKSEDFKQGAVFLEGTDFEKEVWLALKEIPYGETRSYKWLAEKIGSPKASRAIGQALGRNPIPIVLPCHRIIESDGSIGGYSPGVDIKRRLLEMEYYNALSNSAGREAFKIKEKIWQR, from the coding sequence ATGAAAACAAAAAAGTCAGGCAGCGAACTTTTCTTTGATATCTTTGAAAGCCCTGTTGGAAGGCTGTTCCTTTTATTTTCAGGGAAAAATCTTGCAGGAGTATCCTTTGAAAAGCCGGATTGCAGAAGAGGAGAGGCGCCTGAATCATTTAAGCAAGAACTGAAAAATTATTTTGAAGGAAAGAGTGAAGATTTTAAGCAGGGCGCTGTATTTTTGGAAGGCACGGATTTTGAGAAAGAAGTCTGGCTTGCATTAAAAGAAATTCCATATGGAGAGACGCGCAGTTATAAATGGCTTGCGGAAAAAATAGGGAGTCCGAAGGCAAGCAGGGCAATAGGACAGGCGCTTGGCAGAAACCCAATTCCGATAGTCCTGCCATGTCACAGAATAATCGAGTCTGACGGCTCAATCGGAGGCTATTCACCAGGCGTTGATATAAAGAGAAGGCTGCTTGAGATGGAATACTATAACGCCCTTTCAAATAGCGCTGGAAGAGAGGCTTTTAAAATAAAGGAGAAAATATGGCAAAGGTAA
- a CDS encoding peptidylprolyl isomerase: protein MAKVKEGDTISIHYTGKLEDGTVFDSSEGGAPLEFKVGGGAFLKGLEDGAIGMGIGDEKTIRIPAEEGYGIYMKEKVFEFGRDRAPENFDSEIGQQLQMYRADGMPITVKVTGKTEKAFIMDCNHPWAGKNLVFEIKLVEIL, encoded by the coding sequence ATGGCAAAGGTAAAAGAAGGAGATACAATAAGCATCCATTACACAGGCAAACTTGAAGACGGAACAGTCTTTGATTCTTCTGAAGGCGGCGCGCCTCTGGAATTCAAGGTAGGCGGAGGAGCGTTTTTGAAAGGGCTTGAAGACGGCGCCATAGGAATGGGAATCGGAGATGAAAAAACAATCAGAATTCCCGCTGAAGAAGGATACGGCATTTACATGAAAGAAAAGGTTTTTGAATTTGGCAGAGACAGGGCGCCTGAAAACTTTGACTCTGAGATAGGACAGCAGCTTCAGATGTACAGGGCTGACGGTATGCCTATAACAGTTAAAGTTACCGGCAAAACAGAGAAGGCATTTATCATGGACTGCAACCATCCATGGGCGGGAAAAAATCTGGTATTTGAGATAAAGCTTGTGGAGATTTTGTAG